The following proteins come from a genomic window of Manduca sexta isolate Smith_Timp_Sample1 chromosome 6, JHU_Msex_v1.0, whole genome shotgun sequence:
- the LOC115440926 gene encoding trypsin, alkaline A-like — protein MVRASWIVLLVAAISSPALSSQDLGTPVTIQEHPSVVQVEVGVLGTWVQQCAGAVITNYHILSNAYCFSGSYYDRTNRRIRAGATNRYENGQVVYVLIEYNYPDFGILGKDGDLSVVRLQSNLKLGSDIQQTLILGQGIYLPSYLTVTALGWGSTIQGGESSNNQLHRLDLVTHNYEKCMEHFQVLEEPEIITENMICVGRQYDTGRDFDGRDIGAPLFYENTLVGLLSFGKSQANDKHPAVATNIGSYSNWIVSVAID, from the exons ATGGTGCGAGCAAGCTGGATTGTGTTGCTGGTGGCAG CTATCAGCTCTCCAGCGCTGAGCTCACAGGACCTAGGCACTCCAGTAACAATACAGGAGCACCCTTCCGTCGTCCAGGTCGAAGTAGGAGTTCTGGGCACCTGGGTCCAGCAGTGCGCTGGCGCAGTCATCACTAACTACCACATATTGTCCAACGCCTACTGCTTCTCTGGAAG TTACTACGACCGCACGAACCGGCGTATCAGAGCTGGGGCGACTAACCGATACGAAAATGGACAAGTAGTTTATGTACTAATAGAGTACAACTACCCGGATTTCGGCATCCTGGGCAAAGATGGGGATCTGAGCGTGGTCCGCTTGCAGTCCAATTTGAAACTGGGCAGCGACATTCAGCAAACCCTTATCTTGGGCCAGGGAATATACTTGCCTTCCTACCTGACAGTGACAGCACTCGGATGGGGCAGTACTATT CAAGGCGGCGAGTCATCCAACAACCAGCTTCACAGGCTAGACCTCGTCACCCACAACTACGAGAAATGCATGGAACACTTCCAAGTCCTAGAGGAGCCTGAGATCATCACGGAGAACATGATCTGCGTGGGCCGACAGTACGACACCGGTAGAGACTTCGATGGCAGGGATATTGGTGCTCCCCTGTTCTACGAAAATACCCTGGTCGGACTTCTCTCCTTCGGCAAATCTCAAGCGAATGACAAGCACCCCGCTGTCGCCACTAACATTGGATCATATTCCAACTGGATTGTGTCGGTTGCTATTGATTAA